In the genome of Deinococcus sp. YIM 134068, one region contains:
- a CDS encoding MBL fold metallo-hydrolase has product MTTPASAPTRVHGTLHALQVPIPYPMKTVTVLIDAPPGGPVTLIDTALDTPEARQAIEDGLAAFGLHWGDVERVIVTHHHPDHYGLAGVVEERSGAAVQMLDVEIGRGERYWHLWEEWLPGHIKHMRDHGLPPELVETLEHDSRRGRARVHPASRVQPLREGQSVPLAGGEWEVLWLPGHADGHLGLWNEAESLLIAGDAILPRISPNVGLYAYTRPDPLGDYLQTLGKLEALNPARAVVGHHGPVMEGVQARARELRAHHHERLDFIRAEATREPRSAYGLSLAMFNRELNTAGRRFALAETLAHAEHLHLLGQLARTWQGGAWVYHG; this is encoded by the coding sequence ATGACCACGCCCGCCTCCGCACCGACCCGCGTTCACGGCACATTGCACGCCCTCCAGGTACCCATCCCCTACCCCATGAAGACGGTGACGGTCCTAATCGACGCGCCGCCGGGTGGCCCGGTGACTCTGATCGACACGGCGCTCGACACGCCGGAGGCACGGCAGGCCATAGAGGACGGACTGGCGGCCTTTGGGCTGCACTGGGGGGATGTGGAGCGGGTGATCGTGACGCACCACCACCCGGACCATTACGGGCTGGCGGGCGTGGTGGAGGAACGCAGCGGCGCGGCGGTGCAGATGCTCGACGTGGAGATCGGGCGCGGCGAGCGGTACTGGCACCTGTGGGAGGAGTGGCTGCCCGGCCACATCAAGCACATGCGGGACCACGGCCTCCCACCCGAACTCGTCGAGACGCTGGAGCACGACAGCCGCCGGGGACGGGCACGCGTCCACCCGGCGAGCCGCGTCCAGCCCCTGCGCGAGGGCCAGAGCGTGCCTCTGGCGGGCGGGGAGTGGGAGGTGCTGTGGCTGCCCGGCCACGCCGACGGGCACCTCGGGCTGTGGAACGAGGCCGAGAGCCTGCTGATCGCTGGCGACGCGATCCTCCCGCGCATCTCCCCGAACGTGGGCCTGTACGCCTACACGCGGCCCGATCCCCTCGGCGACTACCTCCAGACGCTCGGCAAGCTGGAGGCGCTCAACCCCGCCCGCGCCGTCGTCGGGCACCACGGCCCCGTGATGGAGGGAGTGCAGGCCCGCGCCCGTGAGCTGCGCGCCCACCACCACGAGCGGCTGGACTTCATCCGCGCCGAGGCGACCCGTGAGCCGCGCAGCGCCTACGGCCTGTCCCTCGCCATGTTCAACCGCGAGCTGAACACCGCCGGACGACGCTTCGCCCTCGCCGAGACGCTGGCGCACGCCGAACACCTGCACCTGCTGGGGCAACTGGCGCGCACGTGGCAAGGCGGGGCGTGGGTGTACCACGGGTAA
- a CDS encoding metallophosphoesterase family protein — protein sequence MRLLVLSDTHGLLRPEVLALVREADAVLHAGDVGRPEVLDGLRAESSGPVHAIRGNVDRTPPLSSLPETLLVEFGGMGVYLLHNLDDLDLSPESAGIHVVISGHTHKPKLEERGGVTYLNPGSVGPRRFSLPVACAWLYLDGEGGVRVEALTLNV from the coding sequence ATGCGGCTCCTCGTCCTCTCCGACACTCACGGCCTCCTTCGCCCGGAGGTCCTGGCCCTCGTTCGTGAGGCGGACGCCGTGCTCCACGCGGGCGACGTGGGGAGGCCGGAGGTTCTGGACGGGTTGCGGGCGGAGTCGTCCGGCCCCGTCCACGCCATTCGGGGGAACGTGGACCGTACGCCGCCCCTCTCCAGCCTGCCCGAGACGCTGCTCGTGGAGTTCGGCGGAATGGGCGTCTACCTCCTGCACAACTTGGACGACCTCGACCTCTCCCCTGAGTCAGCAGGTATTCATGTCGTGATCAGCGGGCACACGCACAAGCCAAAGCTGGAGGAGCGCGGCGGCGTGACCTACCTCAACCCCGGCTCGGTCGGCCCCCGGCGCTTCTCACTGCCCGTCGCGTGCGCGTGGCTATATCTGGACGGGGAAGGCGGCGTTCGGGTGGAAGCCCTGACGTTGAATGTTTAA
- a CDS encoding PQQ-binding-like beta-propeller repeat protein encodes MRKILSLSLALCLLAPAALAQPVTPSAPSPAQVAPRVTPLGDLKVVSSIAVTDGGDLIFVGSDARVHRTDARGVERWSYAVGDLGRAHPVITPQGTVIAASYDDHIYALDAAGQLLWRTRLDGDIYASPALRPDGSVIVATAGGTVYALSGAGQILWSFKVGSPVFSSPLVAADGTIYFGGQNNQLHALTPNGTLKWAFRAGSLVFSSPALDRAGNIYFGSSDRRLYSVDPGGKLRWTRATGLFVNASPIVTSGDLVVVGSYDGNVYAVDTAGRDAWVYTAGSPVVAPAAELSDGTVVVGDLKGTVHAVGKTGGLLWRIESGRKIDTPVAVSDAGTLYFSGEGGALNAVERQRPLADGPWTSFRGVPAGWGRVLTATEAATRTAAKRAAATAVLATVPTPNVPAPNTPRPAQPVPTQPTPTQPAPVTPPPTPVLTPEQYAQAAGQSARTLDGQVYLPLRELTGALGTPIRLLTPRTATLALPDGTGTQAAQPGVPVPVRYVDRAAFVPLAALADLPGVTLAARRAPVGVTVTLAGRTVTLPLNVPTLTPLFGQPEYPALIRRGG; translated from the coding sequence ATGAGGAAAATCCTCTCGCTGTCTTTGGCCCTCTGTCTCCTCGCCCCCGCCGCCCTCGCCCAACCGGTTACGCCGTCCGCCCCCTCACCCGCCCAGGTCGCGCCGAGGGTGACGCCGCTGGGCGACCTCAAGGTGGTGTCCAGCATCGCCGTCACCGATGGGGGAGACCTCATCTTCGTCGGCTCGGATGCCCGCGTTCACCGCACCGACGCGCGGGGCGTGGAGAGGTGGAGCTACGCCGTGGGCGACCTGGGGCGCGCGCATCCCGTGATCACGCCGCAGGGCACGGTGATTGCCGCGTCCTACGACGACCACATCTACGCGCTCGACGCGGCGGGCCAACTGTTGTGGCGGACGAGGCTCGATGGGGACATCTACGCCAGCCCGGCCCTGCGCCCCGACGGCAGCGTGATCGTCGCCACGGCGGGCGGGACAGTGTACGCGCTCTCCGGGGCGGGGCAAATCCTCTGGAGCTTCAAGGTCGGCTCGCCCGTGTTCAGCAGCCCGCTCGTGGCGGCGGACGGCACGATCTACTTCGGTGGGCAGAACAACCAGCTCCACGCCCTGACGCCGAACGGGACGCTCAAGTGGGCCTTCCGCGCCGGGTCGCTCGTCTTCAGCTCCCCGGCGCTCGACCGTGCGGGCAACATCTACTTCGGCTCCAGCGACCGCCGCCTGTACTCGGTGGACCCCGGCGGCAAGCTGCGCTGGACGCGGGCGACCGGCCTCTTCGTGAACGCCAGTCCCATCGTGACGAGCGGTGATCTGGTCGTCGTCGGCAGTTACGACGGCAACGTGTACGCGGTGGACACGGCGGGCAGGGACGCGTGGGTGTACACCGCCGGATCACCCGTCGTCGCCCCCGCCGCCGAGCTGAGCGACGGAACGGTCGTGGTGGGGGACCTCAAGGGCACCGTCCACGCCGTCGGGAAGACGGGGGGACTACTGTGGCGCATCGAGTCGGGCCGCAAGATCGACACGCCTGTGGCGGTGAGCGATGCGGGTACCCTCTACTTCTCCGGGGAGGGCGGGGCGCTGAATGCCGTGGAGCGGCAGCGGCCCCTGGCGGACGGCCCGTGGACGAGCTTTCGCGGTGTGCCCGCCGGATGGGGCCGGGTGTTGACGGCGACCGAGGCGGCCACCCGCACCGCCGCGAAGCGGGCCGCCGCGACCGCCGTTCTTGCGACCGTGCCTACACCGAACGTGCCCGCGCCGAACACGCCCCGTCCGGCCCAGCCCGTTCCCACGCAACCGACCCCCACCCAGCCCGCCCCCGTCACGCCCCCACCAACTCCGGTCCTCACGCCCGAGCAGTACGCGCAGGCCGCCGGGCAGAGCGCGCGGACACTGGACGGTCAGGTGTACCTGCCGCTGCGGGAGCTGACGGGGGCGCTGGGCACGCCCATCCGCCTGCTGACTCCGCGCACGGCGACGCTGGCGCTCCCCGACGGCACGGGCACGCAGGCCGCGCAACCGGGCGTGCCCGTGCCCGTCCGCTACGTGGACCGCGCCGCCTTCGTGCCGCTGGCCGCCCTCGCGGACTTGCCCGGCGTCACGCTCGCCGCCCGCCGCGCCCCCGTCGGTGTGACCGTCACCCTCGCGGGCCGCACCGTCACCCTGCCGCTGAATGTGCCCACCCTGACGCCCCTCTTCGGCCAGCCGGAATACCCGGCCCTCATCCGGCGCGGGGGGTAA
- a CDS encoding aminoglycoside phosphotransferase family protein, which translates to MAAEPTLSRTALLGVVRSTYGLDVNDLTFLPGGTAPAYRAEGPGGSFFLKVLPNTPSGLLAAGRVAAEVPLLHALRRSGVLTRVPRPVPTLSGADLAEVEGQLLVVHGWSEGENLSADWRGALDALAPLLGRLHAGTRQVTSVVAGLPVPPEDFDLPFERSLTEDLRLLRDGRYDARPGVQALRDLLLPLEADLERLLARARFFQQAVRSQSREFVLCHTDAHGGNVMRDAAGELWIIDWETARLAPPEHDLWMLHARLPEVLPAYEAAAGRKIRLAPNVLGFYFLRRVLEDLAYDVALILHENTRPEQDAANLGVLERHILPSLARTEEELAWLEAALRS; encoded by the coding sequence GTGGCCGCCGAACCCACCTTGAGCCGGACGGCGCTTCTCGGCGTGGTCCGGTCCACCTACGGGCTGGACGTGAACGACCTGACCTTCCTCCCCGGTGGGACGGCCCCCGCCTACCGCGCCGAGGGACCGGGCGGGAGCTTCTTCCTCAAGGTCTTGCCGAACACCCCCTCCGGCCTGCTGGCGGCGGGGCGCGTCGCGGCGGAAGTGCCCCTGCTCCACGCCCTGCGCCGAAGCGGAGTGCTGACCCGCGTGCCCCGTCCCGTCCCCACCCTGAGCGGTGCCGATCTCGCCGAGGTGGAAGGCCAACTGCTCGTCGTCCACGGGTGGAGCGAGGGGGAGAACCTGTCGGCGGACTGGCGGGGGGCACTGGACGCCCTCGCGCCCCTGCTGGGACGGTTGCACGCGGGAACACGGCAAGTCACCTCGGTTGTGGCGGGGTTGCCCGTCCCCCCGGAGGACTTCGACCTGCCCTTCGAGCGTTCGTTGACGGAAGACCTGCGACTTCTGCGAGACGGTCGGTACGACGCCCGCCCCGGCGTTCAGGCGCTCCGTGACCTCCTGCTCCCTCTTGAGGCCGACCTCGAGCGGCTTCTGGCACGGGCACGGTTCTTCCAACAGGCCGTCCGTTCCCAGTCCCGCGAGTTCGTCCTGTGTCACACGGACGCGCACGGCGGCAACGTCATGCGGGACGCAGCGGGGGAACTGTGGATTATCGACTGGGAGACGGCCCGGCTCGCTCCGCCCGAGCATGACCTGTGGATGCTCCACGCCCGGCTGCCGGAAGTTCTGCCCGCCTATGAGGCCGCCGCCGGACGGAAGATTCGGCTCGCCCCGAACGTATTGGGTTTCTACTTCCTCCGCCGCGTGCTCGAAGACCTCGCCTATGACGTGGCCCTCATCCTCCACGAGAACACCCGGCCCGAGCAGGACGCGGCCAACCTCGGCGTGCTGGAGCGGCACATCCTGCCCAGCCTTGCCCGCACCGAGGAGGAGTTGGCGTGGCTGGAAGCGGCCCTTCGCTCCTGA
- a CDS encoding vWA domain-containing protein, whose protein sequence is MSFTWPWALAALALLPVFVWLYLRGLPRPAEAAVLHPDLRLLAQASARPRPLRRHLPALLYLGALSLALVALARPTAPLPLPDNRTTIMLVIDVSRSMEAQDIKPSRFVAAQEAARNFVRSLPQGARVGLASFAGYAVLNAPPTTRHEEVFAAIDGLGMARRTAIGEGLLEGLNALPERGPNATETKNLPAAAIVLLSDGRNNSGSDPLEAAAQAKKFGVKVYTVGLGTENGDPGGAGWGGFWGGFDAETLKQIASSTGGRYFEARSSGQLNTIYRELGRSLGWTVQPREVSGFVAALAGLALLGSLAASDRMSRRIL, encoded by the coding sequence ATGAGCTTCACCTGGCCCTGGGCGCTGGCTGCGCTGGCGCTGCTGCCCGTGTTCGTGTGGCTGTACCTGCGCGGGCTGCCCCGCCCCGCCGAGGCCGCCGTGCTGCACCCCGACCTGCGGTTGCTGGCGCAGGCGAGCGCGCGGCCCCGCCCGCTGCGGCGGCACCTCCCGGCGCTGCTGTACCTGGGGGCGCTGTCGCTGGCGCTCGTGGCGCTGGCCCGGCCCACGGCCCCGCTGCCGCTGCCCGACAACCGGACGACGATCATGCTCGTCATCGACGTATCGCGCTCGATGGAGGCGCAGGACATCAAGCCGAGCCGCTTCGTGGCCGCGCAGGAGGCGGCGCGCAATTTCGTGCGGTCGCTGCCGCAGGGGGCGCGGGTGGGGCTGGCGTCCTTCGCCGGGTACGCGGTCCTGAACGCGCCGCCCACCACCCGCCACGAGGAGGTCTTCGCGGCTATCGACGGGCTGGGCATGGCTCGCCGCACCGCCATCGGGGAGGGGCTGCTGGAGGGGCTGAACGCCCTGCCGGAGCGCGGACCGAACGCGACCGAGACGAAGAACCTCCCGGCGGCGGCCATCGTCCTGCTCTCCGACGGGCGCAACAACAGCGGCTCGGACCCGCTGGAGGCGGCGGCGCAGGCGAAGAAGTTCGGGGTCAAGGTCTACACCGTCGGCCTGGGCACCGAGAACGGTGATCCGGGCGGCGCGGGCTGGGGCGGCTTCTGGGGAGGCTTCGATGCCGAGACCTTGAAGCAGATCGCCTCCTCCACGGGCGGGCGCTACTTCGAGGCCCGGTCGTCGGGTCAGCTCAACACGATCTACCGCGAGTTGGGCCGCTCGCTGGGCTGGACCGTCCAGCCGCGCGAGGTGTCGGGCTTCGTCGCCGCCCTCGCCGGACTGGCCCTGCTGGGCAGCCTCGCCGCCTCGGACCGGATGAGTCGGCGCATCCTGTAG
- a CDS encoding VWA domain-containing protein — protein sequence MTFGFPALLWLLLLLPLAVWALVASGRRREKRAQTYADPHLLGSVLRAGNPRRAWLPLGLQLGALGLLLFGAAQPVAKPSLPVNKASVIIALDASRSMLADDVKPTRLEAAREVARQFLDLAPASTRIGFLTFSDNASVLVRPTTDRQAVLDALNRVKPAQATSFAGAMVSGVRALPGREKAVPPRELLELPPQPNATPIDPQTLPPGAILLLSDGISNRGANPLIAARFASDHKVKLYAVALGTEGGAVSRVEGQLVFVPFDTREMSRLAQLTDGEFLFPPDPEKLRGLYRDLGTAIRWEPSELGLGGPLAGLAALLLVLGGGLALAWQRRVP from the coding sequence ATGACCTTCGGCTTTCCGGCCCTGCTGTGGCTGCTGCTGCTGCTGCCGCTGGCGGTGTGGGCACTCGTGGCGTCGGGGCGGCGGCGCGAGAAACGGGCGCAGACCTACGCCGATCCGCACCTCCTCGGCTCGGTGCTGCGGGCGGGCAACCCGCGCCGGGCGTGGCTGCCGCTCGGGCTGCAACTCGGGGCGCTGGGGCTGCTGCTGTTCGGGGCCGCGCAGCCCGTCGCCAAGCCCAGCCTGCCCGTCAACAAGGCGTCGGTGATCATCGCGCTCGACGCCTCGCGCTCCATGCTCGCCGACGACGTGAAGCCCACCCGGCTGGAGGCGGCCCGCGAGGTCGCCCGGCAGTTCCTCGACCTCGCCCCGGCCTCCACCCGCATCGGCTTCCTGACCTTTTCCGACAACGCCTCGGTCCTCGTGCGGCCCACCACCGACCGTCAGGCGGTCCTCGACGCCCTGAACCGGGTCAAGCCCGCGCAGGCAACTTCCTTCGCGGGGGCGATGGTCAGCGGCGTGCGGGCGCTGCCGGGCCGGGAGAAGGCGGTGCCGCCGCGCGAATTGCTGGAACTGCCCCCGCAACCCAACGCCACCCCGATTGACCCGCAGACCCTCCCACCGGGCGCGATCCTGCTCCTCTCGGACGGCATCTCGAACCGGGGGGCCAATCCCCTCATTGCCGCGCGCTTCGCCTCGGACCACAAGGTCAAGCTGTACGCGGTCGCCCTGGGCACCGAGGGCGGCGCGGTGAGCCGGGTGGAGGGGCAGCTCGTGTTCGTGCCCTTCGACACGCGCGAGATGAGCCGCCTCGCGCAACTGACCGACGGGGAGTTCCTGTTCCCGCCCGACCCCGAGAAGCTGCGCGGCCTGTACCGCGACCTCGGCACGGCGATTCGCTGGGAGCCGAGCGAACTGGGTCTCGGCGGCCCGCTCGCCGGACTCGCGGCGCTGCTGCTCGTGCTGGGCGGCGGGCTGGCGCTGGCGTGGCAGCGGAGGGTGCCGTGA
- a CDS encoding DUF58 domain-containing protein, which yields MSLLRRRQRVVAPPPVPAPAPARPPLEVPAHLLRRLEFKVVRRLDGFLFGDYRGLFYGPSLDLAEVREYQPGDEVRRIDWNVTARSGRLHVRQYREERELTAWLIVDTSASMSFGTRRALKRDLAREFAGVASLVITRHGDKIGAVTFGPSSGMVPPRSGRAQALAVMTLLSRGVVPGASPAADLASALNAVENTLRRRSLLFVVSDFLEVATPGAGGWAGALGRLSQRHDVVAVRVSDPAERSLPDVGGLRLRDPETGGELWLDTSDPGVRAAHARLVGERDEALRRTLRTAGVDLLDLGTERDPVGPLLRFAAARRGRRT from the coding sequence ATGAGCCTGCTTAGGCGTCGTCAACGGGTGGTGGCCCCGCCGCCCGTCCCGGCTCCGGCCCCGGCCCGGCCCCCGCTGGAGGTGCCCGCCCATCTCCTGCGTCGGCTGGAGTTCAAGGTGGTGCGGCGGCTCGACGGCTTCCTGTTCGGGGACTACCGGGGGCTGTTCTACGGTCCCAGCCTCGACCTCGCGGAGGTGCGCGAGTACCAGCCGGGCGACGAGGTGCGGCGCATCGACTGGAATGTGACGGCCAGAAGCGGGCGGCTGCACGTCCGCCAGTACCGCGAGGAGCGCGAGCTGACGGCGTGGCTGATCGTGGACACGTCCGCCTCCATGAGCTTCGGCACCCGCCGCGCGCTCAAGCGGGACCTGGCGCGGGAGTTCGCGGGCGTGGCGTCGCTCGTCATCACCCGGCACGGCGATAAGATCGGGGCGGTGACGTTCGGGCCGAGTTCGGGGATGGTGCCGCCCCGCAGCGGGCGGGCGCAGGCCCTCGCGGTGATGACCCTGCTCTCGCGGGGGGTGGTGCCCGGCGCGTCCCCGGCGGCGGACCTCGCCTCGGCCCTGAACGCGGTGGAGAACACCCTGCGGCGGCGCTCCCTGCTGTTCGTGGTGTCGGACTTCCTGGAGGTGGCGACGCCGGGCGCGGGGGGCTGGGCGGGGGCGCTCGGTCGGCTCTCACAGCGGCATGACGTGGTGGCGGTGCGGGTGTCGGACCCGGCGGAACGGTCCCTGCCCGACGTGGGCGGCCTGCGGCTGCGCGACCCGGAGACGGGCGGGGAGCTGTGGCTCGACACCTCCGACCCGGGGGTGCGCGCGGCCCACGCCCGGCTGGTGGGCGAGCGGGACGAGGCGCTGCGGCGCACGCTGCGGACGGCGGGGGTGGACCTTCTCGACCTCGGGACCGAGCGTGACCCGGTGGGGCCGCTGCTGCGCTTCGCGGCGGCGCGGCGGGGGAGGCGGACATGA
- a CDS encoding AAA family ATPase yields the protein MTNPAPLTPLSPQAVTNASARLRTLLFEVKKVIVGQDLLLERLLVALLARGHVLVEGVPGLAKTLAIKTTADAIGASFRRIQFTPDLVPADLIGTRIYNQRDGAFEVELGPVFANLILADEINRAPAKIQSALLEAMQERQATIGLQTFRLPDPFLVLATQNPIESEGTYFLPEAQVDRFMFKVIVSYPSFHEEMTVVERVSQSFAPVAVQLSADELRELQTMADGVYVHPSVMEYAVTLARATRDPAAVRLPELSRAITYGASPRASVNLILGAKALAIVRGREYALPEDVRDLAPEVLRHRIMLSYEGLAEEVKVEELVGKLVAAVPLPRVHLGDPHGAAPPVVTRDEPA from the coding sequence ATGACGAATCCCGCTCCGCTGACTCCGCTCTCTCCGCAGGCCGTCACGAACGCCTCGGCCCGGCTCCGCACGCTGCTGTTCGAGGTCAAGAAGGTCATCGTCGGGCAGGACCTGTTGCTGGAGCGGCTGCTCGTCGCGCTGCTCGCGCGGGGGCATGTGCTCGTGGAGGGCGTGCCCGGCCTCGCCAAGACGCTGGCGATCAAGACGACCGCCGACGCCATCGGGGCCTCCTTCCGGCGCATCCAGTTCACGCCCGACCTCGTGCCCGCCGACCTGATCGGGACGCGTATCTACAACCAGCGGGACGGGGCCTTCGAGGTCGAACTCGGCCCGGTGTTCGCCAACCTGATTCTGGCCGACGAGATCAACCGCGCGCCCGCCAAGATTCAGTCGGCGCTGCTGGAGGCGATGCAGGAGCGGCAGGCGACCATCGGCCTCCAGACCTTCCGGCTGCCCGATCCCTTCCTCGTGCTGGCGACGCAAAACCCCATCGAGTCGGAGGGCACCTACTTCCTGCCCGAGGCGCAGGTGGACCGCTTCATGTTCAAGGTGATCGTGAGCTACCCGAGCTTCCACGAGGAGATGACGGTCGTGGAGCGGGTCTCGCAGTCGTTCGCGCCCGTGGCGGTGCAGCTCTCCGCCGACGAGCTGCGCGAGTTGCAGACGATGGCCGATGGGGTGTACGTTCACCCGTCGGTGATGGAGTACGCGGTGACGCTCGCGCGGGCGACCCGCGACCCGGCGGCGGTGCGGCTGCCCGAGCTGAGCCGGGCGATCACCTATGGGGCCAGCCCGCGCGCCAGCGTGAACCTGATCCTGGGCGCGAAAGCCCTCGCTATCGTGCGCGGGCGGGAGTACGCGCTCCCGGAGGACGTGCGCGACCTCGCGCCGGAGGTGCTGCGCCACCGCATCATGCTCTCGTACGAGGGGCTGGCGGAGGAAGTGAAAGTCGAGGAGCTGGTGGGCAAACTCGTCGCCGCCGTGCCGCTGCCGCGCGTCCACCTCGGCGACCCGCACGGGGCCGCCCCGCCGGTCGTGACGCGCGATGAGCCTGCTTAG
- the secG gene encoding preprotein translocase subunit SecG, with product MILTLFIILFALVCVGLVFFVLLQVPKQAGLTASMASGGSLLGGRGVEGGLIRVTSVLGGLFMLLALLISFVSR from the coding sequence ATGATCCTGACCCTGTTCATCATCCTCTTCGCCCTCGTGTGCGTGGGCCTCGTGTTCTTCGTTCTCCTCCAGGTGCCCAAGCAGGCGGGTCTCACCGCCAGCATGGCCTCCGGCGGCTCGCTGCTCGGCGGGCGCGGAGTGGAGGGCGGCCTCATCCGCGTCACCAGCGTGCTCGGCGGGCTGTTCATGCTCCTCGCCCTGCTCATCAGCTTCGTCTCGCGCTGA